A window from bacterium encodes these proteins:
- a CDS encoding response regulator, whose product MDLKRRSAGRGARKGAAMRSEAISIENKTLGKPVVLIVEDEPEIAEIIRINLEARGMEVHWADTGLKACSLVAIKHPDAIILDLMLPDIDGREICRLIRRHDDASVAQTPVLMLTALGDVNHREIGLEAGADDYMGKPFSVKELCLRVDTLVQKNIFRKDSEAKIGRLKMDSEEARMREGVLLHEIANKLVAIGGFSKRLEMRANSLCEDEIRALARDISRSAAYLESAASGVRALKEIEDTCTSYKCLCDLREGASDAIALHRGHADKKGILIFEEINEECVSASLPAEIARLIVSNLIENAVNYCPVMSTIVVRTLYSGGSAVIEVEDDGPGIGEEDQRHIFDYRYRGKNSGGIPGSGMGLYIVRASAGRFGGKVEIISGDGRAGVLVRVSFPKTAESGGGADSVVIV is encoded by the coding sequence GCAGCCATGCGGTCAGAAGCGATTTCAATCGAAAACAAAACCCTCGGCAAGCCTGTTGTATTAATAGTCGAGGACGAGCCGGAGATAGCGGAGATTATCAGGATAAATCTGGAGGCGAGGGGGATGGAGGTCCATTGGGCCGATACGGGGCTGAAGGCCTGCTCTCTGGTAGCGATCAAGCATCCGGACGCCATAATTCTGGATCTGATGCTTCCCGACATCGACGGCAGGGAGATATGCAGGCTGATTCGCCGCCATGACGACGCCTCTGTCGCCCAGACTCCGGTTCTGATGCTTACGGCGCTTGGGGACGTCAACCACCGGGAGATAGGCCTTGAGGCGGGCGCAGACGACTACATGGGCAAACCCTTTTCGGTTAAGGAGCTTTGCCTCCGGGTGGATACTCTGGTTCAAAAGAACATTTTCAGGAAGGATTCGGAGGCGAAAATAGGCCGCCTGAAAATGGATTCGGAAGAAGCGAGAATGCGCGAGGGGGTTTTGCTGCATGAGATAGCCAACAAGCTCGTTGCCATAGGAGGGTTTTCAAAGCGGCTGGAGATGCGCGCCAACAGCCTTTGCGAGGACGAGATCAGGGCGCTGGCGCGGGATATAAGCCGGTCGGCGGCGTACCTCGAATCAGCCGCGAGCGGCGTGCGCGCCCTCAAGGAGATCGAGGATACCTGCACTAGCTACAAGTGCCTTTGCGACCTGCGGGAGGGCGCTTCGGACGCCATAGCGCTGCACCGCGGGCATGCCGATAAAAAGGGAATCCTGATTTTCGAGGAGATAAACGAGGAGTGCGTCAGCGCCTCGCTTCCCGCGGAGATAGCCCGCCTCATAGTCTCGAACCTCATCGAGAACGCCGTCAATTACTGCCCCGTGATGAGCACTATCGTGGTCAGGACGCTTTACAGCGGGGGCAGCGCGGTCATAGAGGTTGAGGACGACGGGCCGGGCATCGGGGAAGAGGATCAGCGGCACATCTTCGACTACCGCTACCGGGGCAAAAATTCCGGCGGGATTCCCGGCTCCGGGATGGGGCTTTACATAGTGCGCGCCTCGGCGGGGCGCTTCGGAGGAAAAGTGGAAATAATAAGCGGAGACGGAAGGGCCGGAGTCCTCGTAAGGGTCTCTTTCCCGAAAACGGCGGAATCCGGGGGCGGCGCGGATTCGGTGGTGATTGTATGA
- a CDS encoding arsenate reductase ArsC, whose translation MNQQAKKKTVLFLCTGNSCRSQMAEGWLRHLSGGRVEALSAGTKPISVHPLAIRAMAEAGVDISGQRSKSADEYMDREIDLLVTVCDSARESCPIFTGKVGERRHMPFEDPASAVGSYEEVMEVFRRVRDEIRDGVEELLKDMVY comes from the coding sequence ATGAATCAACAGGCAAAAAAGAAAACCGTTCTTTTCCTCTGCACCGGCAACTCCTGCCGCAGCCAGATGGCCGAAGGGTGGCTCCGCCACCTCTCCGGCGGCCGCGTGGAGGCGCTCTCCGCCGGGACAAAGCCGATCAGCGTACACCCCCTGGCGATTCGCGCGATGGCGGAGGCCGGGGTAGACATCTCCGGCCAGAGGTCGAAATCCGCCGACGAATACATGGACAGAGAGATCGACCTCCTCGTCACGGTCTGCGACTCCGCCAGAGAGTCATGCCCCATCTTCACCGGAAAGGTCGGCGAGCGCCGCCACATGCCCTTCGAGGACCCCGCCTCGGCGGTCGGGAGCTACGAAGAGGTCATGGAGGTGTTCAGGCGGGTTAGGGACGAGATTCGGGATGGAGTTGAGGAACTTTTGAAAGATATGGTGTATTAG
- a CDS encoding PstS family phosphate ABC transporter substrate-binding protein, with amino-acid sequence MKRNFIAAAVASLLIAGTAFAAPSMVQVKGSDTLVNLSQSWAEVFTEKTGKLVAVTGGGSGTGIAALIDGKCDIANSSRDVKSSEVEQGKAKGVEVVEIAVAIDGLSVIVGSGNPVKALTPDDVGKLFRGEITNWKQLGGNDAPVTLYGRQPNSGTYVFFQEHVLGKKDYSTKMNQMNGNSQIIEAVARDASAIGYVGVGYIVDENKKLVPGIKPLNVIGKDGKEVSPLDTAAVKSGKYPLARTLYQYVNGKPKGDVKALIEFELSDEGQKMAEKAGFDTIGKELVEKNQKAIK; translated from the coding sequence ATGAAAAGAAACTTCATCGCAGCAGCAGTCGCCTCCCTTCTCATCGCGGGAACGGCCTTCGCCGCACCCAGCATGGTGCAGGTAAAAGGGTCCGACACCCTCGTCAACCTCTCCCAGAGCTGGGCCGAGGTCTTCACCGAAAAGACCGGCAAGCTCGTCGCGGTCACGGGCGGCGGCTCGGGCACCGGCATTGCGGCGCTCATCGACGGCAAGTGCGACATCGCCAACTCCTCCCGCGACGTTAAAAGCAGCGAAGTCGAGCAGGGCAAGGCCAAGGGCGTCGAGGTCGTGGAAATAGCCGTCGCCATCGACGGCCTTTCCGTAATCGTCGGCTCCGGCAACCCCGTAAAGGCGCTCACTCCCGACGACGTCGGCAAGCTCTTCCGCGGCGAGATAACCAACTGGAAGCAGCTCGGCGGCAACGACGCCCCCGTCACCCTCTACGGCAGACAGCCCAACTCCGGCACCTACGTCTTCTTTCAGGAGCACGTCCTCGGGAAGAAAGACTACTCCACCAAGATGAACCAGATGAACGGCAATTCCCAGATCATCGAGGCGGTCGCCAGGGACGCCTCCGCGATAGGCTACGTCGGCGTCGGCTACATCGTCGACGAGAACAAAAAGCTGGTCCCCGGCATCAAGCCCCTCAACGTAATCGGCAAGGACGGCAAGGAAGTAAGCCCGCTCGACACCGCCGCGGTGAAGTCCGGCAAGTACCCCCTCGCCCGCACCCTTTACCAGTACGTAAACGGCAAGCCCAAGGGCGACGTTAAGGCCCTCATCGAGTTCGAGCTTTCCGACGAAGGCCAGAAGATGGCCGAAAAGGCCGGCTTCGACACCATCGGCAAGGAACTCGTCGAGAAGAACCAGAAAGCCATCAAGTAA
- the pstC gene encoding phosphate ABC transporter permease subunit PstC has translation MRRSERLIEWALAASAYASIFVLAGIFILLLWQGAQAFKEISIFEFVTSARWDPTSPEKAGYGIISMVFSTFLVSLGAMIITIPLGVGVAAYLSEFADYRVRELLKPAIEVLASVPSVVVGFLGVAVIGPWIARTFNIPNGLNALNGSILLSVMCLPTVVSLSEDAFRAVPQEYRQGSLALGANSWETLIGVTLPGAAPGILAAVMLSLGRAIGETMTVLMACGNAPAFPTDFLAAVRTMTATIAIELGEVPQGTTHFYALFAVGFALFILSFAVNLVADYVLHRYQGRRR, from the coding sequence GTGAGGAGGAGCGAAAGACTCATAGAATGGGCGCTGGCCGCCTCGGCCTATGCCTCCATTTTCGTGCTGGCGGGCATTTTCATCCTCCTACTCTGGCAGGGGGCGCAGGCCTTCAAAGAGATTTCCATATTTGAATTCGTCACCTCCGCGCGCTGGGACCCCACGAGCCCGGAAAAGGCCGGTTACGGCATCATCTCGATGGTCTTTTCGACCTTTCTCGTTTCCCTCGGGGCGATGATCATAACGATACCTCTGGGAGTCGGCGTCGCCGCCTACCTTTCGGAATTCGCCGATTACCGGGTGCGCGAGCTCCTCAAGCCCGCAATCGAGGTGCTCGCAAGCGTGCCCAGCGTAGTCGTCGGCTTTCTGGGCGTCGCGGTCATAGGTCCGTGGATAGCCAGAACCTTCAACATCCCCAACGGACTGAACGCCCTCAACGGGTCGATTCTCCTCTCCGTTATGTGCCTCCCCACGGTGGTGAGCCTCTCGGAGGACGCCTTTCGCGCCGTGCCGCAGGAGTACCGGCAGGGAAGCCTCGCCCTGGGGGCAAATTCATGGGAGACGCTCATAGGCGTGACCCTGCCGGGGGCCGCGCCGGGGATTCTGGCCGCCGTGATGCTCTCTTTGGGGCGCGCGATAGGCGAGACGATGACGGTGCTTATGGCCTGCGGCAACGCCCCCGCTTTCCCGACCGATTTTCTCGCCGCCGTCCGCACCATGACGGCGACGATAGCCATCGAACTCGGCGAGGTGCCGCAGGGAACCACCCACTTCTACGCCCTCTTCGCGGTGGGGTTCGCCCTCTTCATCCTCTCCTTCGCGGTCAACCTCGTCGCGGATTACGTCCTCCATCGCTATCAGGGCAGACGCCGATGA
- the pstA gene encoding phosphate ABC transporter permease PstA, protein MKRFWSLIGRSYLVLCTLAAFVALVFILGIITSRGWGVMSWEFLTAMPRKGMTEGGIYPAIAGTAFVSMLTLIFSLPLGVGAAIYLNEYAEDSKGTRLIRLAIRNLSGVPSVVYGLFGVVLFVTLMKLGTNLLSAGLTMGLLTLPWIITASEEALRSVPRAYRDGALALGATRWQAIRTAVLPPAMPGILTGAILGLSRAAGETAPILFTGAAFYLPYVPKSPTDQFMALPYHLYILATQHQSIEKVRPLAYGTALTLVGLVFILNLGAFLIRYRMRRKLEKAR, encoded by the coding sequence ATGAAGCGCTTCTGGTCCCTTATCGGACGTTCCTACCTCGTTTTGTGCACCCTCGCGGCTTTTGTTGCGCTCGTCTTCATTCTCGGAATCATAACCAGCAGGGGGTGGGGAGTGATGAGCTGGGAATTTCTCACCGCCATGCCGCGAAAGGGTATGACCGAAGGGGGAATCTACCCCGCCATCGCCGGAACGGCGTTCGTGAGCATGCTCACCCTCATATTTTCCCTTCCTCTCGGGGTCGGAGCCGCGATCTACCTTAACGAGTACGCCGAGGACAGCAAGGGAACCCGCCTCATAAGGCTTGCCATACGGAATCTTTCGGGGGTCCCGAGCGTAGTTTACGGCCTCTTCGGCGTGGTTCTCTTCGTGACCCTGATGAAGTTGGGGACCAATCTCCTCTCGGCGGGGCTCACGATGGGACTTTTGACCCTGCCGTGGATAATCACGGCCAGCGAAGAGGCGCTTCGCTCCGTCCCGAGAGCTTACCGCGACGGCGCTCTGGCTCTCGGGGCGACGCGCTGGCAGGCGATACGCACGGCGGTCCTTCCCCCGGCCATGCCGGGAATTCTTACCGGGGCGATACTCGGGCTTTCGCGGGCGGCTGGGGAGACCGCGCCGATACTCTTCACGGGCGCGGCCTTCTACCTGCCCTACGTGCCGAAATCGCCCACCGACCAGTTCATGGCGCTGCCCTACCACCTCTACATACTGGCCACGCAGCACCAGTCGATCGAAAAGGTCAGGCCGCTCGCCTACGGCACGGCGCTCACCCTCGTGGGTCTTGTGTTCATACTGAATCTGGGAGCATTCCTCATACGTTACAGGATGAGAAGAAAGCTGGAGAAAGCGCGATAG
- a CDS encoding phosphate ABC transporter ATP-binding protein codes for MTEARISCRNLSLWYDQKQGLDSISLDIPNNQVTALIGPSGCGKSTFLRCLNRMNDLIPGVRTEGEIFLDGEDILSPATDVVELRRRVGMVFQKSNPFPKSIFDNVAYGPKLHGKKDKTVLAEIVENSLKKASLWDEVKDRLRESALQLSGGQQQRLCIARALAVEPEVILMDEPASALDPISTARLEDLIEELKTRYAIIIVTHNMQQAARISQNTAFFYMGRLIEYDRTEKIFTNPKEERTEAYVTGRFG; via the coding sequence ATGACGGAAGCAAGAATCAGCTGCCGCAATCTGAGCCTCTGGTACGACCAGAAACAGGGGCTGGATTCCATAAGCCTCGATATCCCGAACAATCAGGTGACGGCGCTCATCGGCCCCTCGGGCTGCGGAAAGTCCACCTTCCTTCGGTGCCTCAACCGGATGAACGACCTGATACCCGGCGTCCGCACCGAGGGCGAGATTTTCCTCGACGGGGAGGACATCCTCTCTCCCGCTACGGACGTGGTCGAGCTTAGAAGGCGCGTCGGGATGGTCTTCCAGAAATCCAACCCCTTCCCGAAGTCGATCTTCGACAACGTGGCCTACGGGCCGAAGCTCCACGGGAAAAAAGACAAGACAGTGCTGGCTGAAATAGTGGAGAATTCCCTAAAGAAGGCTTCGCTCTGGGACGAAGTGAAGGACCGCCTGCGGGAATCGGCCCTGCAGCTCTCGGGCGGGCAGCAGCAGCGCCTCTGCATCGCCAGAGCCCTTGCCGTTGAGCCGGAAGTTATCCTGATGGACGAGCCCGCAAGCGCCCTCGACCCGATCTCCACCGCCCGGCTCGAAGACCTTATAGAGGAATTAAAAACGCGCTACGCCATAATCATAGTCACCCACAATATGCAGCAGGCAGCCAGAATCTCGCAGAATACGGCCTTCTTTTACATGGGCAGACTTATAGAATACGATAGGACCGAAAAGATCTTCACGAATCCCAAAGAAGAGCGCACCGAAGCTTACGTCACCGGGCGTTTCGGCTAG
- the phoU gene encoding phosphate signaling complex protein PhoU: MEKHTSKSYEQDLEKLREKILRMGGLCEEAIANSMKALIERDVALAKETIARDHIINKLEVEIDEQCIELLALRQPAGSDLRLIITGLKISTDLERIGDLSVNLCERTLELIEAPPLKPLIDLPRMAQKAMSMVHDSLDAYVLRDAELAQSVCARDDEVDRINEQVFRELVTYMIENPSNISRALGLGMVGRYLERIADHATNISQMVIYLVKGKDIRHTYFAEKCAAVDGD, from the coding sequence ATGGAAAAGCACACCAGCAAATCCTACGAGCAGGACCTCGAAAAACTGAGGGAGAAGATTCTCAGGATGGGCGGTCTTTGCGAAGAGGCGATAGCCAATTCAATGAAGGCGCTTATCGAAAGGGACGTGGCTCTTGCAAAGGAGACCATCGCGCGCGACCACATTATAAACAAGCTGGAGGTCGAGATCGACGAGCAGTGCATAGAGCTTCTGGCTCTTCGCCAGCCCGCCGGAAGCGACCTTCGCCTGATTATCACGGGGCTGAAGATATCGACCGACCTCGAAAGAATCGGAGATCTTTCGGTAAACCTCTGCGAGCGCACCCTCGAACTCATAGAAGCGCCGCCCCTAAAGCCCCTCATCGACCTGCCGCGCATGGCGCAAAAGGCGATGAGCATGGTTCACGACAGCCTGGACGCCTATGTGCTTCGCGACGCTGAGCTGGCTCAGAGCGTATGCGCCCGTGACGACGAGGTTGACCGGATCAACGAGCAGGTTTTCAGGGAACTGGTGACCTACATGATCGAGAACCCCTCCAACATATCGCGGGCGCTCGGACTCGGCATGGTAGGCAGGTACCTCGAGCGCATCGCAGACCACGCCACGAACATCTCCCAGATGGTCATATACCTGGTAAAGGGCAAGGACATCCGACATACTTATTTTGCGGAGAAATGCGCCGCCGTGGACGGAGATTAG
- a CDS encoding response regulator codes for MTRILIVDDEEDILDLVEYNLSISGFKVEKALTGRTALTLAEENPPELVILDEMLPDLRGFEVLRAIRSRPKTQSIPVIMLTARSAEADKLVGFELGADDFVTKPFSPGELLARVRAVLKRSRGEGSRRPSLRFGELSIDMDAHRAFKGKEELFLTPQEFRLLAFFATHPDRVYNRDQLVSQAWDSEVFVDPRTVDVHVRRLRSRIEDDPANPKWIETVRGTGYRFNPSSKEGD; via the coding sequence ATGACGCGAATCCTCATAGTCGATGACGAGGAAGATATTCTCGACCTGGTTGAATACAACCTCTCGATTTCCGGGTTCAAGGTGGAAAAGGCGCTCACCGGCAGAACGGCTCTGACGCTGGCCGAGGAGAACCCGCCGGAACTGGTCATCCTCGACGAAATGCTCCCGGACCTTCGCGGCTTCGAGGTGCTTCGCGCGATCCGCTCCCGTCCAAAGACACAATCCATCCCGGTAATCATGCTGACCGCCAGAAGCGCCGAGGCCGACAAGCTGGTCGGCTTCGAGCTGGGCGCGGACGATTTCGTCACCAAGCCCTTCAGCCCCGGGGAACTTCTCGCGCGGGTGAGGGCGGTGCTGAAGCGCTCGCGCGGCGAAGGTTCGAGGCGTCCCTCGCTGCGTTTCGGGGAGCTTTCGATAGACATGGACGCCCACCGGGCCTTCAAGGGCAAGGAAGAACTCTTCCTTACCCCGCAGGAGTTCCGGCTGCTGGCTTTTTTCGCGACGCACCCCGACAGGGTCTACAACCGCGACCAGCTCGTTTCGCAGGCGTGGGATTCCGAGGTTTTCGTGGACCCGCGCACCGTTGACGTGCACGTGCGACGCCTCCGCTCCCGCATCGAGGACGACCCGGCGAACCCGAAATGGATTGAAACGGTCCGGGGAACCGGCTACCGCTTCAATCCTTCCTCCAAAGAGGGGGATTGA
- a CDS encoding HAMP domain-containing histidine kinase, whose protein sequence is MSRSFFSRVFLQSVFVLLALIIAGGVALDRFLTESEINRLGDQVERFALMLREDTVRHADFSGLQPLVRRLGDATRVRFTVVDKTGKVLADSHLDPSVMENHSTHPEVAEALAGREGRNLRHSASLGIEMLYVAIPGDPVFRAAVPVSEVKAVLGQVRMRMALAAVPAVLIALLLAWFLARSLNSRIERMIRFASAIEKGDYSQILRSEGDDELADMERSLTALRDEIEKQVEKLRRDKETLSALIEGFPHAVFVFDKDKNLSLANSHARKLLRIASLGVFTFNVGEAIRNPKVLEAVESVSAGEAASEPFRISWSEPHRKFEVTVHPLPGEDGNPEVLLVLRDITRETHLEKVRSDFIVNLAHELRTPLTAIRGSAETVLDSALSDPVAVKKFLETIKRNSLRLENLLTDVSDLARAETAAEKVKIASFDAREPARHVSELFAGEAQKNGIAMKVSLPEEPLFMDSDPEKIEQILINLVQNAVRYTLEGGEVSISLGREEGGVVYTVADTGIGIPPEDLPRVTERFYRVDPGRSRAMGGTGLGLSIVKHLAESLGARLEIASEYGKGTTVRVTVPA, encoded by the coding sequence TTGTCCCGCAGCTTTTTCTCCAGGGTATTCCTTCAGAGCGTTTTCGTTCTTCTGGCGCTGATAATAGCCGGGGGCGTCGCCCTCGACCGCTTTTTGACCGAGAGCGAGATAAACCGGCTCGGCGACCAGGTTGAGCGCTTCGCCCTCATGCTCAGGGAAGATACGGTCCGCCATGCGGACTTCTCCGGTCTCCAGCCCCTCGTCAGGCGGCTGGGCGACGCGACGCGCGTGCGCTTTACCGTAGTGGACAAGACCGGAAAGGTTCTGGCCGACTCCCACCTCGACCCCTCCGTGATGGAAAACCACTCCACCCACCCGGAGGTAGCCGAGGCGCTTGCCGGGCGGGAGGGGAGAAACCTTCGCCACAGCGCCTCCCTCGGCATAGAGATGCTCTACGTGGCCATTCCGGGCGATCCGGTATTTCGCGCCGCCGTCCCGGTATCCGAGGTGAAGGCGGTGCTGGGTCAGGTGCGGATGAGAATGGCCCTAGCGGCGGTTCCCGCCGTCCTGATTGCGCTCCTTCTGGCCTGGTTTCTGGCGAGATCTCTGAACTCCCGGATCGAGAGGATGATACGGTTCGCTTCCGCCATCGAGAAGGGGGACTACTCCCAGATTCTCCGCTCCGAGGGGGACGACGAACTGGCCGACATGGAGCGAAGCCTGACCGCGCTTAGGGACGAGATAGAAAAACAGGTAGAAAAACTGAGGCGCGACAAGGAAACCCTCTCGGCCCTGATAGAGGGTTTTCCCCACGCCGTCTTCGTCTTCGACAAAGACAAAAACCTCTCCCTCGCCAACTCGCACGCGCGAAAACTCCTTCGCATAGCTTCCCTCGGAGTCTTCACCTTCAACGTGGGCGAGGCGATAAGAAATCCGAAGGTGCTCGAAGCGGTGGAGAGCGTGTCTGCAGGCGAGGCCGCCTCCGAGCCGTTCCGCATCTCCTGGAGCGAACCTCACCGGAAGTTCGAGGTGACCGTACACCCCCTTCCGGGGGAAGACGGAAACCCCGAGGTCTTGCTGGTTCTTCGCGACATAACGAGGGAGACCCATCTGGAAAAGGTCAGGAGCGACTTCATCGTAAACCTCGCCCACGAGCTTAGGACTCCGCTGACGGCGATAAGGGGCTCTGCCGAAACCGTTCTCGATTCCGCCCTTTCCGACCCGGTCGCGGTCAAAAAATTCCTTGAAACGATCAAGAGAAACTCCCTGCGGCTGGAGAACCTCCTGACCGACGTCTCGGACCTCGCCAGAGCCGAAACGGCGGCCGAGAAAGTCAAGATCGCCTCCTTCGACGCCCGCGAGCCCGCCCGCCACGTCTCCGAGCTTTTCGCCGGCGAGGCGCAAAAGAACGGCATTGCGATGAAAGTCTCCCTGCCGGAAGAGCCCCTGTTCATGGACTCGGATCCGGAAAAAATCGAGCAGATACTCATAAATCTGGTCCAGAACGCGGTCCGCTACACCCTTGAGGGCGGAGAAGTCTCCATATCGCTCGGCAGGGAGGAAGGCGGCGTTGTCTACACGGTAGCCGACACCGGCATAGGCATTCCACCCGAAGACCTGCCCCGCGTCACCGAACGCTTCTACCGCGTCGACCCCGGCCGCTCCCGCGCCATGGGGGGGACCGGCCTCGGCCTCTCCATCGTCAAGCATCTCGCGGAAAGCCTCGGCGCGAGACTTGAGATCGCCAGCGAATACGGCAAAGGGACGACGGTAAGAGTAACCGTGCCCGCCTAG